A section of the Fusarium falciforme chromosome 8, complete sequence genome encodes:
- a CDS encoding ATP-grasp domain-containing protein — MDSTPKPRVAVLYQGLDPPVINGIRKPKKPGGYLDSGADIAYTLSQSPDIEVVCLGNDLKPEDQAGWSFPDTEDGIMAAIEKGATHLWANTILFAAHPLQTSARIAEHQDRIRVVCQGPLIVEQYDDKEFVNDLLRNIGGFTMPRSWTINESPNVEQDIQRLGLPFPVVAKPIRGRGSHGVRVCHDSQELADHARSLFKESPAIMLEEFLSGEEATVTVMPPGPGKDNYWALPVVTRFNHVDGVAPYNGTVAVTANSRAITAAEGGEPAYQQVAVECERAARELGVTAPIRIDVRRFKDSADSKFALFDVNMKPNMTGPGRPGREDQASLTLLGGAALGWDYQELLRRILSTSSTLRTLRGLKPREMVQ, encoded by the exons ATGGATTCAACGCCAAAACCCCGTGTCGCTGTGCTTTACCAAGGCCTCGACCCTCCTGTGATCAATGGCATTCGAAAGCCAAAGAAACCTGGAG GTTATCTCGATTCTGGTGCCGATATCGCTTACACGTTGAGCCAGTCTCCTGATATTGAGGTTGTCTGCCTTGGCAATGACCTCAAACCAGAAGACCAAGCTGGATGGTCTTTCCCCGACACCGAAGATGGAATCATGGCAGCAATCGAAAAAGGTGCCACTCACCTATGGGCCAATACTATTCTTTTCGCAGCGCATCCTCTCCAAACCTCTGCACGCATCGCTGAACACCAGGATCGCATCAGGGTCGTCTGCCAGGGTCCTTTGATTGTCGAACAGTACGATGACAAGGAATTCGTCAATGATCTACTACGCAACATTGGCGGCTTCACAATGCCGCGCTCATGGACTATCAATGAGAGCCCCAATGTTGAACAAGACATTCAGAGACTTGGCCTCCCCTTCCCAGTGGTCGCAAAGCCAATCCGAGGTCGTGGTAGTCATGGCGTGCGCGTCTGCCACGATTCTCAGGAGCTAGCTGACCACGCCCGATCACTGTTCAAAGAGTCGCCAGCTATCATGTTGGAAGAGTTTCTATCAGGTGAGGAGGCAACGGTTACGGTGATGCCACCTGGTCCTGGCAAGGACAATTACTGGGCCCTACCAGTTGTCACCCGGTTCAACCACGTCGACGGCGTCGCACCGTACAATGGAACTGTCGCCGTCACTGCAAACTCGCGAGCCATTACAGCTGCTGAGGGCGGTGAGCCGGCGTACCAGCAAGTGGCAGTGGAGTGCGAGAGGGCGGCCCGAGAGCTCGGGGTAACTGCTCCGATCCGAATCGATGTCCGAAGATTCAAGGACTCGGCCGACTCCAAGTTTGCCTTGTTTGACGTGAACATGAAGCCG AACATGACAGGACCTGGCCGGCCTGGCCGCGAAGATCAAGCCAGTTTGACCCTGCTGGGAGGTGCAGCACTGGGCTGGGACTACCAAGAACTTCTAAGACGCATACTGAGCACTTCCTCGACATTGAGAACTCTTCGGGGCTTGAAACCGCGAGAAATGGTGCAATAA
- a CDS encoding Histone-lysine N-methyltransferase, H3 lysine-36 specific translates to MEDDEYTTSKMGEIKLEEGANGARVKQEGSASMTTTNDSHDGSRSPTASHDGVKSRSESADTPSSTKPPRLSRKASQKLAATREPVLFDHLPDVTTESYNFFQVIPDCLYGSKHLGSTDNDSLDCECREEWRDGENLACGEDSDCINRATKMECSAEAGNCGGGCQNQRFQRKQYATVSVIKTEKKGFGLRADADLQPNDFVYEYIGEVINEPTFRRRMLQYDEEGIKHFYFMSLNKSEFVDATKKGNLGRFCNHSCNPNCYVDKWVVGDKLRMGIFTLRKIQSGEELVFNYNVDRYGADPQPCYCGEPNCVGFIGGKTQTERATKLPAATVEALGIDGGDGWDTSVAKKPRKKKPDEDDEEYVNSIQPRSLSEDDARKVMATLMQCKEKWIAVKLLERIQRCDDERVIHCVMRMHAYQILKTTLNTFLDDHNLVIQILTILDKFPRLTRNKIQDSKIEATVEGLTRSDHEDVATRSKKLLDEWSKLEMGYRIRRRKFDPNAPTANSFEERRGAGREDEAAQSASKTTSPFNNVEVPKGPRNSVPQRNNAFFHNGGRPRRAPFNAALPRGWFTAKDAAGNTYFYNKQGVTTWQKPTQPAAELVAKAPSKAMKEQLAIQSIIDQVTEKGTPKHPTVSTPKAAETPTKEPKPEKWRSLPIEKQMKIYENTLFPHIKHVLDKFHHKLPKEELKRLGKDIAKKLVASDYKNNRVGDPSSPLSDKQAKKMKKFVNDFLDRAVEKYGEHQKRKAARAAQKQTKDGEGLDGRADRNGGSAADRLAGSSHAKDDVPMADEVDEAALSDNDGPRSSTSPDRKRKREVEVEASGSPSLASSEGPTVKRVREDEMDEPSPPPPPPPPPQSAMEDIITAEQQALREQEEALMRENEEAQRLEDEANRTKCTEDAIRGAEEDAPIASNEPSQLSHEAQGSA, encoded by the exons atggaggatgacgagtATACGACCAGCAAAATGGGGGAAatcaagctcgaggagggcGCGAACGGCGCGCGCGTGAAGCAGGAGGGCAGCGCTTCCATGACCACTACCAACGATAGCCACGACGGATCCCGATCGCCAACCGCGTCACACGATGGTGTCAAGTCGCGCAGCGAAAGCGCGGACACGCCGAGCTCGACCAAGCCTCCAAGGTTGTCTCGAAAAGCCTCCCAGAAATTGGCCGCCACCCGCGAACCCGTCCTTTTCGACCACCTCCCGGACGTGACCACTGAGTCCTACAACTTCTTCCAGGTCATACCCGACTGTCTTTACGGCTCAAAGCACCTCGGATCTACAGATAACGACTCCCTGGACTGCGAGTGTCGAGAGGAATGGC GCGATGGCGAGAACCTTGCTTGTGGCGAGGATTCGGATTGCATCAACCGAGCGACCAAGATGGAGTGCAGCGCCGAGGCTGGAAATTGTGGAGGCGGCTGCCAAAACCAGCGATTCCAGCGCAAGCAATACGCCACTGTGTCTGTCATCAAGACGGAAAAGAAGGGATTTGGTCTTCGAGCGGACGCGGACCTGCAGCCCAACGACTTTGTCTATGAGTACATCGGCGAGGTGATCAACGAGCCCACTTTCCGGCGTCGTATGCTTCAGTACGATGAAGAGGGCATCAAGCACTTCTACTTTATGTCTCTGAACAAGAGCGAATTTGTGGACGCAACCAAGAAGGGAAACCTGGGTCGCTTCTGCAATCACTCGTGCAACCCCAACTGCTATGTGGACAAGTGGGTGGTTGGAGACAAGCTTCGGATGGGCATCTTCACATTGCGCAAGATCCAGTCCGGCGAAGAATTGGTCTTCAACTACAACGTCGATCGATATGGCGCTGACCCTCAACCCTGTTACTGTGGCGAGCCAAACTGCGTGGGCTTCATCGGCGGCAAGACACAAACTGAACGCGCCACTAAACTGCCGGCTGCCACAGTCGAGGCGCTCGGTATTGATGGTGGCGACGGTTGGGACACGTCGGTTGCAAAGAAGCctcggaagaagaagcctgacgaggacgacgaggaataCGTCAACAGCATACAGCCGCGTAGCCTCAGCGAAGACGACGCCCGAAAGGTCATGGCTACCCTTATGCAGTGCAAAGAAAAGTGGATCGCCGTCAAGCTCCTCGAACGTATCCAGCGATGCGACGATGAGCGTGTCATCCACTGTGTCATGCGGATGCACGCCTACCAGATTCTCAAGACAACACTCAACACCTTTCTTGACGATCACAACCTTGTCATTCAGATCCTGACAATCCTTGACAAGTTCCCTCGCTTAACGAGGAACAAGATTCAGGACTCCAAGATCGAGGCGACAGTTGAAGGCTTGACGCGATCCGACCATGAAGACGTGGCAACCCGgtccaagaagctcctcgatgaATGGAGCAAGTTGGAGATGGGCTATCGAATTCGACGACGGAAGTTTGATCCCAATGCGCCCACTGCTAACTCGTTTGAGGAGCGCAGGGGAGCAGGCCGAGAGGATGAGGCAGCCCAGTCGGCGTCCAAGACTACATCGCCATTCAACAACGTTGAAGTACCAAAGGGTCCTCGGAATAGTGTGCCCCAGAGGAACAATGCCTTCTTCCACAATGGCGGACGCCCGCGACGAGCACCCTTCAACGCAGCGCTGCCTCGGGGGTGGTTCACTGCCAAGGATGCAGCGGGTAACACATACTTCTATAACAAGCAGGGGGTTACCACTTGGCAGAAGCCGACCCAGCCAGCTGCAGAGCTAGTTGCAAAGGCACCATCCAAAGCCATGAAGGAGCAATTAGCTATCCAGAGCATCATCGATCAAGTCACGGAGAAGGGGACACCAAAACATCCCACAGTCTCAACACCCAAAGCCGCTGAAACTCCGACTAAGGAGCCCAAGCCAGAGAAGTGGCGGTCTCTCCCAATCGAAAAGCAAATGAAGATTTACGAGAATACG CTATTCCCTCATATCAAGCATGTCCTCGACAAATTCCATCACAAACTTCCtaaggaggagctcaagcgGCTAGGCAAAGATATTGCCAAGAAGCTTGTCGCTTcggattataagaataatcgAGTGGGCGATCCCAGCTCACCACTCAGTGACaagcaggccaagaagatgaagaagtttGTCAACGACTTTTTAGACCGCGCCGTAGAGAAATACGGTGAGCAtcagaagcgcaaggccgCCCGAGCGGCACAAAAGCAGACCAAGGATGGCGAAGGCCTTGACGGAAGGGCAGATCGCAATGGAGGTTCTGCTGCTGACAGACTGGCTGGTTCTTCTCACGCAAAGGACGACGTGCCTATGGCGGACGAGGTGGACGAGGCTGCATTGTCAGACAATGATGGTCCTAGGTCCTCGACCAGCCCTGATCGTAAACGGAAGCGAgaagttgaagttgaggCGTCAGGATCCCCGTCTCTTGCTTCATCTGAGGGGCCGACAGTGAAAAGGGTGAGGGaggacgagatggatgaacctagcccaccaccaccccctcctcctcctccgcaaTCAGCCATGGAGGATATCATCACTGCTGAACAGCAGGCCCTCCGTGAACAGGAGGAGGCCCTCATGAGGGAAAACGAGGAGGCACAGAGACTCGAAGATGAAGCCAACCGCACCAAGTGCACGGAAGATGCCATAAGGggcgccgaggaggacgcaCCGATTGCTTCGAACGAGCCATCCCAGCTGAGCCATGAAGCCCAGGGATCGGCGTAA